The Xyrauchen texanus isolate HMW12.3.18 chromosome 49, RBS_HiC_50CHRs, whole genome shotgun sequence genome contains the following window.
ACATCTGGATTCTGAGTATTTGTTAAAATGACCATTAAAACAAGAAGTGCTGCAAATCCTGCCACATAATTCCCATTTTCGTGCCTCACTTTAGTGAAAATAACAAAAACTGCTGATGAAATGATGAAAATCCATTGCAAAATTCCAACAGCGCCTCCTAAAGTGTCATATATCACAGATGAGCGAAGATTTTCTTCATTTACATCTCGACTGGCTTCATCTTCAAGTCTTGTCTCGATTTCTCTCAGTCTTTTCAAAAGCTCCAGCCGTTGCATCTCGTTCAACGTTGAGTAAAAAGTTTCTCCGTTGAGCCAAACTAACTTGTGTATTTCCTCTAGAAGAGCTGCAGTTTGAGCAGGTTTCGGTTCAGAGTCGGTGATGATGTGAAATCGGCCTCGACACGCATCGATGATTTCCCCAACTCTCTCCGTGTTTCTGTCAGGTTTCTGCGGGTCGTTCTGGAGCACAAGAACGATGCAGTACCGCAGAACTTGTGTTCCCAGCAGCTCCTGGACTTGTTGGAGGAGATCACACTCTTCAGATTGTAGATCTTCCAGATGGAGGGTGATCAGAACAGCGTGAGGTCCAGGAGAAGAGAGAGTCAGAGCTGTTTTAAAGTCCCGACTCGCTGGATTCTTCTCACAGAGGTTTGGTCCAGTGACCAGCATCATTGCACGACCATCATCGGTCATGACGTCACTCTTCATCATCTGTCTGCTGACTTTCCTTCCTAACAGAATATCTGCAGCTCTGAATCTAGAGTCACTTTTGACTCCAACGATCAGGATTCTCAAATCTGCATCATGAGAAgctgaaagagaaagtgaaactaACAGTTTGAATCGTGCATTTACATGATAACTTTAATATAGAAAAGAACACATAAAATCAATGATATGTAAAGGTTTGTGCAGGAAATGTATCCATAAATCAACATAATTCAATTACatgatcaaatatattttttggttgCACTAACAGTAGAAGAAAGCAGATACGACACCTTCTAGTTGTACAGATGTGATGTGAAATGCAAGAATCAGTGAGACGATCCAGATTGGTTTTGTCCTGGTTAACTTCATCTCACAATCTGAAGAGTAAAGCCacaattttctatatatatagatTGTTATGCAATCTATGTTTAAATTACCCAGTTGCCCCGATACACTCCGGGAAGCCTACAAAAATGATTTGCATTCAGAGCAGTCTGGTTCAATTTGGCAGGAAATGTCAGACTTCCTCTTATTTGTCATTGTGTTAACATCACGTTCGTGAGAAAGAGAATAAGGTCTTGCTACTACAGCACTCTGTCTTAAatcaataaaactttttttactttattaaagttTATACAGTTCAACTGAATGGGTctgaattaaatattaaatatatatatatatatttagagcaGGTCTGCTCTGATTGGGTGATTACAGGCAACTGTCCTCGCAGAAGAAGAGTGCCGAACTACAAATGACTGAAAAAACGACGCAAGTcatttgcaattttatgtttcaatCACAGACATCAAGCCCAGAATTCTGAAGAATACCTTTAAAAAACGAACAATCGTGACCGCTTGCCCTCGTCGGCACGCTGCATGTGTACTCAACTAATTGCCAACAGatttggttttatactttaatgaTAATGATATATGTTTGTCAGGCCAACATAAAAAGTGAGAATTTAATATCATTGCGTTGtctttttcaaaatccctaaacaaaaccaaaatatctAACGCTAACTCCTcgtagagctttcaagctacatacAGACTATTCTGGAATGGTGTGTCACGACTTTTCGAACTAATCAGACTTCTAGTTTTCACACAGCAGATGATCAAATATGGTGAAAATGCAGCTCCTCAAAATGTTTACcaatatagctgatggaaatgcaaattatcacaaaaatttcacaagtgtcgacattatgtttttccgtttaactctagtgcataaactgtgtcgatacttcaaatgtatgtatacatcctgtgtaaagcagttcaatggaaaggaggagacgagaaccaccttgacaatataaataattgtttaatgagaaacttaaacaaaagacacaaacacacacacacatgacagacatgtccgtaaacgatctctctctttcacaccatcctccacagtcggcctttatcactctTGGAGgctcaattgtttaaagactcagactcgactcagactcgattgtttaaagactcagacttgactcggactcgattgtttaaagactcggactcgactcggactcgattgtatTAAGACTCGGACTCGTTTGTTAAAAGACTCGACctcaactcggactcgattgttttaAGGCTCAAACTCGTTTTTTTAAAGACTTggacttgattgtttaaagactcggactcgattgtttaaagactcgacctcaactcggactcgattgtttaaagactcagacttgactgggactcgattgtttaaagactccaAGATTAACTCAAACCCAGCATTTGTCTCAACAAAGTTTACTATTTTTTAATTTGAGATATCTAGTTTTATTTCCAGCCTCCAGAAAATTGCTGAATTGCACTGcacacaattattacacatttacattatataataGTGTAAcagagttcaatggaaaggaggagtcgagaaccggcttgacaatataaataatagttttaatgataaacttaaaagacaaacacacacatgacggacatgtccataaacaatctctctctcatcgctcTTTATCcgtctcggaggcttaattagcctgataagggaccgggtgtgtataatcacgacccagctccgccctccgccctgccacaaatacattttgacattttattgtgTCATTTGTGATTTAGTTGCTATTCCTGAATCTGATGCAGTCTGCACTCTTTAATTACAATGAATGAACCCAACATTAACGCTACATAAAACAAGTACGAACTGAGCAAGTTGACTATTAATACTTTGAGAAAACTCACTACCGTCACTAAAATAAGAATCAGAGAACCAATAAGCACACAACAACatgaaaacaacagcataagaacAGTTAGACAGATTGCACCGAGTACAGTTTCATTGTTAAAAAAGAAATATGCATTAGTAAACGCTAATATTAGCAGAATTAATGTCATCTTCACACTCAACAGAGTGAACACAGTCACTGAGAGTGTCGCACCGACTGTACAACACATAAATGATGCGAGCACTAAGAGCAAAAATTCACGGCTAATTATTTCTTCCCATTTGGGTAGTTTAGTGTTTCCAATAgtgaaaaataagaaagctaaaacTCCAATTGTGATCCCAGGAGCAGCGTGGCATGCTACGAGCACGTCCAACCACGTCCTAATGCTAATAAATGTTCCAAAGGCTAATGCTAATGTGAATCCTAACATGAACACCGACAACAACACTACAGTGCCTGGAAATATTAGAGATAAGAAACAATGTGATATGATTTTCAAGACGATAGGTCTGTCTGGTAAATCGGATCTGTTTAACATTATTATCTTTACAATTAGTACATGGTTTATTGTAAGAACAGTCGCTAACGATGAGCACAAGGCCAAATTTAGAGGTATAGCGACATCTGGACTCTGAGTATTTGTTAAAATGACCATTAAAATAAGAAGTGCTGCAAATCCTGCCACATAATTCCCATTTTCGTGCCTCACTTTAGTGCAAATAACAAAAACTGCTGATGAAATGATGAAAATCCATTTCAAAATTCCAACAGCGCCTCCTAAAGTGTCATATATCACAGATGAGTGAAGATTTTCTTCATTTACATCTCGACTGGCTTCATCTTCAAGTCTTTCCAAAAGCTCCAGCCGTTCTGTTTCTAACTGTTGCATCTCGTTCAACGTTGAGTAAAATGTTTCTCCGTTGAGCCAAACTAACTTGTGTATTTCCTCTAGAAGAGCTGTAGTTTGAGCAGGTTTCGGTTCAGAGTCGGTGATGATGTGAAATCGGCCTCGACACGCGTCGATGATTTCCCCAACTCTCTCCGTGTTTCTGTCAGGTTTCTCCGGGTCGTTCTGGAGCAGAAGAACGATGCAGTACCGCAGAACTTGTGTTCCCAGCAGCTCCTGGACTTGTTGGAGGAGATCACACTCTTCAGATTGTAGATCTTCCAGATCGAGGGTGATCAGAACAGCATGAGGTCCAGGAGAAGAGAGAGTCAGAACGGTTTTAAAGTCCCGACTCGCTGGATTCTTCTCACAGAGGTTTGGTCCAGTGACCAGCATCATTGCACGACCCTCATCTGTCATGACTTCACTCTTCATCATCTGTCTGTCCTCCTGTCGTTGGTCTTTCCTGCCGAGGAGAGTGTTTACAACTGAAGGAGGAGCAGAATTTCTGCCTCCAACAATCAGGACCCTCAGATCTAAATTGTGGAAACCTGAAATGAAAAGtgaaacaaaaaattcaaatgatgctaatatattttttacaggggAACTTTAGTATAATATTTGTGTTTATAGTGTAGAGGAGACGCTACCGTACCTTCTATTTGTAAAACTCTGATGTAAAATGCAAAAATCAGTGTGAGGATCCAGTTGAAGAGCAAAGGCATGGTTACACACTCCTAAAACAGTATGATTGATAAAAATGGTAAAGAGCTGACATTAAGTGGAGTTTAGTCCTATTAGTCCTACTTCTTGCAAATGAGGATTAGTTTGTTGTTATCAGTGATAACCAGTACAACAGGTTTCTGAAAAGG
Protein-coding sequences here:
- the LOC127640212 gene encoding uncharacterized protein LOC127640212; its protein translation is MKLTRTKPIWIVSLILAFHITSVQLEASHDADLRILIVGVKSDSRFRAADILLGRKVSRQMMKSDVMTDDGRAMMLVTGPNLCEKNPASRDFKTALTLSSPGPHAVLITLHLEDLQSEECDLLQQVQELLGTQVLRYCIVLVLQNDPQKPDRNTERVGEIIDACRGRFHIITDSEPKPAQTAALLEEIHKLVWLNGETFYSTLNEMQRLELLKRLREIETRLEDEASRDVNEENLRSSVIYDTLGGAVGILQWIFIISSAVFVIFTKVRHENGNYVAGFAALLVLMVILTNTQNPDVAIPLNLALCSSLATVLTINHVLIAKMLDRSDLPYRPIVEKIISHCFLSLIFPGTVVLWLVFMLGLALAFGTFISIRTWLDVLVACHAAPGITIGVLAFLFFTIGNTKILKWKEIISREFLLLVLASFMCCTVGATLSVTVFTLLSVKMTLILLMLAFINAYFFFNNETVLGAICLTVLMLLFSCCCVLIGSLILILVTLVSFLKVLIVNLLSSYLFYVALMLGSFIVIRSVQTAPDQVRNSN
- the LOC127640213 gene encoding GTPase IMAP family member 6-like, which gives rise to MPLLFNWILTLIFAFYIRVLQIEGFHNLDLRVLIVGGRNSAPPSVVNTLLGRKDQRQEDRQMMKSEVMTDEGRAMMLVTGPNLCEKNPASRDFKTVLTLSSPGPHAVLITLDLEDLQSEECDLLQQVQELLGTQVLRYCIVLLLQNDPEKPDRNTERVGEIIDACRGRFHIITDSEPKPAQTTALLEEIHKLVWLNGETFYSTLNEMQQLETERLELLERLEDEASRDSVRHSQ